A stretch of the Channa argus isolate prfri chromosome 9, Channa argus male v1.0, whole genome shotgun sequence genome encodes the following:
- the LOC137132495 gene encoding olfactory receptor 6N2-like codes for MDDTINVTYLTLTGFTELHKYRYLCFIIMFKLYVLIICFNVTIVVLIGIHKNLHEPMYIFIAALLINSLLYSTNIYPKMLTDILSAKQIITYPLCLLQSFIYYTMMGSEFLLLAAMSYDRYVSICKPLQYPTIMRKSTVSVILVLSWILPACELAVLVVLYANNKVCSYTLTGIFCNNSIYSIQCVRSVAISVYGVFMFVNIILFPLIFILYTYTRILIISYRSCKTVRKKAAQTCLPHLLVLINFSCFATYDIIIVRLELDLAKLLRLIMTLQIIVYHPLFNPIIYGLKMKEISKHLKRMWNQLKSH; via the coding sequence ATGGATGatacaataaatgtaacatatttaaCTCTAACTGGGTTCACAGAACTGCACAAATACAGATATCTTTGTTTTATAATCATGTTTAAACTGTATGTTCTAATAATCTGCTTTAATGTCACTATTGTTGTTCTTATCGGAATTCAcaaaaacctccatgagcctatgtacatttttattgcagctttgttaATTAACTCACTTCTTTACAGCACTAACATTTACCCAAAGATGTTAACTGACATCTTATCTGCAAAACAGATCATAACTTATCCACTCTGTCTGTTACAGTCTTTTATATATTACACTATGATGGGTTCAGAGTTCTTACTGTTAGCAGCTatgtcctatgacagatatgtctctatatgtaaacctctgcaatatccaacGATCATGAGAAAATCAACTGTCAGTGTCATTCTGGTTTTATCTTGGATTCTGCCTGCTTGTGAGCTTGCAGTATTAGTTGTATTGTATGCTAATAACAAAGTCTGCAGTTATACTTTGACAGGAATCTTTTGTAACAACTCAATTTACAGTATTCAGTGTGTGCGCTCAGTAGCAATATCTGTATATGGTGTATTCATGTTtgtaaatatcattctgttccCTCTGATTTTCATTCTTTATACTTACACCAGGATCCTGATTATTTCCTACCGAAGCTGTAAAACTGTCCGAAAAAAGgctgcacagacctgtttacctcacctgctggttttaatcaACTTTTCCTGCTTTGCTACTTATGATATAATTATAGTTCGACTGGAATTAGATTTAGCCAAACTTTTGCGGTTGATAATGACTTTGCAAATCATTGTGTATCATCCTCTCTTTAATCCAATTATATATggactaaaaatgaaagaaatctcAAAACATTTGAAGAGGATGTGGAACCAGCTAAAATCACATTAG
- the LOC137132894 gene encoding olfactory receptor 11A1-like: protein MDDILNNTYITLDGYVELQKYRYIYFLIMFTAYLIIICCNSTIVCLIVINKNLHEPMYIFIAALLINSVLFSTATYPKLFIDVLSEKQIISYSACLFQWFIYYSLGGSEFLLLAAMSYDRYVSICKPLQYPTIMRKRNIGIILVLNWLLPVSEFAPSIVLNANIKLCNFIFSGIICNSTVVQLHCVGSRALNIYGLVCFVNILLLPVLFILYTYTKILIISYRSCRAVRRKAAQTCLPHLVVFINFTCLIAYDILLVRLDTDLLKTVRLLITMQIILYHPIFNPIIYGLKMREISKHLKRLFHSDKNVSTQLYRH from the coding sequence ATGGATGATATCTTAAACAACACATATATAACCCTTGATGGATACGTAGAGTTACAgaaatatagatatatttattttctcatcatGTTTACggcatatttaataataatctgCTGTAATTCTACTATTGTGTGTCTCATAGTAATCAACAAAAATCTAcatgagcctatgtacatttttattgcagctttgttaATCAACTCTGTCCTTTTCAGCACGGCCACCTATCCAAAGCTTTTCATAGATGTTTTATCGGAGAAACAGATCATATCATACTCAGCCTGTCTCTTTCAGTGGTTTATTTATTACTCTTTAGGTGGTTCAGAGTTTTTACTGTTGGCAGCCatgtcctatgacagatatgtgtctatatgtaaacctctgcaatatccaactATCATGAGGAAAAGGAACATTGGTATCATCCTGGTTTTGAATTGGCTTCTGCCTGTTAGTGAGTTTGCTCCATCAATTGTGCTGAATGCCAACATTAAACTATGCAACTTCATATTCAGTGGAATAATTTGTAACAGCACAGTTGTCCAACTTCACTGTGTGGGTTCAAGAGCACTGAATATATatggtttagtttgttttgtaaatattttacttctCCCTGTACTTTTCATACTTTATACCTACACAAAGATACTTATAATATCATATCGAAGTTGTAGAGCAGTCAGaagaaaagctgcacagactTGTTTACCTCACTTGGTGGTTTTCATCAACTTTACATGTTTGATTGCATATGATATTCTTCTAGTTCGACTGGACACTGATCTTCTGAAAACTGTGCGTTTATTAATAACaatgcaaattattttgtatCATCCCATTTTTAATCCAATCATATATGGACTAAAGATGAGAGAAATCTCTAAACACCTCAAGAGATTGTTTCATTCAGACAAAAATGTATCAACACAGTTGTACAGACACTAA